Within Nostoc flagelliforme CCNUN1, the genomic segment CACCCGTCCGACGGAGAGCCAATTCAAAAAGGGCGAATCTACGTCGCGCCACCCGATCATCACCTGTTGGTCAATCTTGGCTCAATGCGCGTGGTGCGTGGGCCTCAAGAAAATAGATTTCGACCCGCGATCGATGCGTTATTTCGTTCAGCCGCTCGTGCTTATGGTTCAAGGGTGGTGGGAGTGGTACTGACTGGCTATCTGGATGATGGCACCGTGGGATTACAAGCAGTTAAGAAACGGGGCGGAGTGGCGATCGTCCAAGATCCAAAAGAAGCAGAATACCCCAGCATGGCAACGAGTGCCTTGCGATATGTGAAGGTCGATCACTGCCTGCCACTGGCAGAAATCCCAGACCTGCTAGTGCAGTTATCAAAGCAACCTGCCGCCCAGGAGGAGACATACCCCATGACCGAAGAGATTGAAGTTGAATCTCAGATTGCTGAACAGCAAATGAATACCCAGGAGTTTTTAAAGAATGTAGAAGCGATCGGAACTCGGACAACTTACACCTGCCCTGAATGCAACGGCAGTATCTGGCAAATTGGCAAATCAGAGCCAGTCCGGTTTCGGTGTCACATAGGACACTCCTTTACGGCTAATGTGTTTCTATCAGAGCAAACTCAGAATATTGAAACTGCTTTGTGGTCGGCTGTTCGGGCAATGGAGGAAAAGGTCACGTTCTCGCGTCAAATGTCTGAGCGGATGAAAAATTACAATTTAGAAAGTGCGGCAGCAAAATACGAAGACCACGCCAAAAGCCTGGATGCCGAAGTATCACTAATTCGAGGCATTATTCTCAAGGGCTTTGCCACGAAACGAACCATTGCTGAAGCAGAGGAAGAGTAGCCAGAGTAACTCAACCTCGATCAAGTTTTCTTTCCACCAAGCAATACGCTTTTGGTCAGTTTGAGAATCTTTGACAGGCTCCGAACTAGAGAAGCTCAGTGATGAAGTTTTGATGCAGCGAGTACAACAATACAAATGTCTCTGCCAAGGTAGAGCCAAACCTAAAAGAGCGCATCATCATCGCCCTCAAAAAAGCGGGGAATGTCGTTGGATATGTGGGAGAGTAGACTAATATAGCGATCGCCTATTCCATCTGAATATGTCAAACCCAGTTCTAGTAAGCATTTATGTTTTGCGGAGGAGTTTATTGAGGTGCTAAACTTCATTCTATGACATCCGATCAACCCTTTGAGCAACCTGCATCTGAATCTACCGCTAATGATGCGTTCGACGTAGAGCAGCAAGACATTGCGGATGCTTTATTTCCCATCGTTGGCATTGCCGCCTCTGCGGGTGGATTAGAGGCATTTACGCAGTTACTTAAGCATTTGCTTACCGATACAGGGATGGCATTTGTACTGATTCAACACTTAGATCCTAACCACAAGAGTCTGTTGAGCGAGATTCTAGGAAGAACAACTACAATGCCCGTCAATGAAGTGCGAGACGGCGTGACTGTGGAACCGAACTCTGTCTACGTTATTCCGCCTAACACTAAGATGATGCTGTCTGGTGGGGTGTTGCAACTCACGCCGCGAGAGAAAGTTCATGGTAAATATATGCCTGGTGATGCGTTCTTTACTTCATTGGCAGCAGATCGAGGGCACAAAGCGATCGCAGTGGTTTTATCTGGAGCGGATGGAGACGGTTCACTGGGGCTCAAAGCAATCAAGGCAACCGGAGGCGTGACTTTTGCTCAGTGTGAAAACACGGCAGAATTCGATAGTATGCCCAATACGGCTGTTGCCACCGGGAATGTTGATTTTGTATTGCCGCCTCAAAAAATTGCCGAGGAACTGGCAAACCTCAGTCGCAATACTTTTATTTCTGGCTCATTGCCAGCGATCGGGGTTGAGAAGTTGCCCGAACAGGGAGATGCCCTGGCGACTATATTTGTATTATTGCGATCGCAAACTGGCGTTGACTTCAGCCACTACAAGCCCAACACCCTTGAGCGCCGAATCCAGCGCCGAATGCTGTTGTATAAACTAGAACGCTTGGAAGATTATGCCGAGTATTTGCAAAACAATCCGAGTGAAGTCAAGGCGCTCTATGAAGAAATTCTGATCCACGTTACCCATTTTTTCCGCGTTCCTGAAGCATTTGAACTGTTGAAAGAGCGAGTCTTTCCTACCATCATCCAAAACAAATCAGCATTGCCGATTCGGATTTGGGTAGCTGGGTGTTCGACGGGTGAAGAAGTGTATTCCATCGCCATCTCCTTGCTGGAGTTTTTGTCAGATAAAGTAACCTCGCGGCCGATCCAAATTTTTGCCACAGACATCAGTGAAATAGCGATTGAAAAAGCGAGATCAGGTATTTATGCAGAGAATCAAATGGTGGAAGTCTCACCAGAGAGCCGCCGATTTTTTAATGCCCTTGAGGGCGGTGGATATCAAATTAGCAAAGCTGTGCGCGAACTATGTGTGTTTGCCCGACAAGACTTGGGCAGCGATCCCCCTTTTTCTAACTTAGATTTAATTAGCTGCCGGAATGTACTGATTTACCTGGGCGAAACGTTGCAAAAACGGATATTGCCCATTTTTCATTACAGTCTTAACCCGACTGGCTTTTTGTTGCTAGGGACTTCAGAAAGCACAGGTAAATATTCGGACTTGTTTACTCTAATTGACAAAAAGTATAAAATCTATAGCAAAAAGCTAACTGGA encodes:
- a CDS encoding chemotaxis protein CheB; translated protein: MPGHDIIVIGTSAGGLKALGAIVGTLPTSIDAVVFIVQHLAADKPSILPKILADVSSLPASHPSDGEPIQKGRIYVAPPDHHLLVNLGSMRVVRGPQENRFRPAIDALFRSAARAYGSRVVGVVLTGYLDDGTVGLQAVKKRGGVAIVQDPKEAEYPSMATSALRYVKVDHCLPLAEIPDLLVQLSKQPAAQEETYPMTEEIEVESQIAEQQMNTQEFLKNVEAIGTRTTYTCPECNGSIWQIGKSEPVRFRCHIGHSFTANVFLSEQTQNIETALWSAVRAMEEKVTFSRQMSERMKNYNLESAAAKYEDHAKSLDAEVSLIRGIILKGFATKRTIAEAEEE